The Archangium lipolyticum genome includes a window with the following:
- a CDS encoding serine/threonine-protein kinase codes for MLHSSRPGSTAPVGSQLLAEHLRADAAAREATVARFISRAACVFTVSTLGLAPLIGWPRSISVAILCVLFALYYGVLHRKLRQGWFHPAILWFNVALEASTGAYLFICDALFADAEQALGNPMAVLWSTFILLAALRSKRNLALFAGSLVAIETVLLYFLLAWPRLVEPIPLIFSPPFVVLRAVYYFTTGWMAALVADHLTSKAEEALHAIRARDLLGKYFLHERLGFGGMAEVFRATYSPEGGFEKVVAIKRILPAYAEDEDFVTLFRREAELGSLLNHSNIVQVLDVGRFQDTYFMALEYIEGLSLRELLKSHGPLPPSVVAYLGAELGEALDYVHRRTSSEGVPLNLVHRDVNPPNILLSRIGEVKLGDFGVARAAIHVRLTQADRVRGKLGYLAPEQARGEPFDGRADLFALGLTLHEALTGRRVFQDEAVSDTVGSFPPPFLVPPSVLRPDVPPELDAAIMDLLRWRAGERTPRGHQLREQLCALTGELAPYPRGQRELARLVQEAMTRRGARSTARSSEQVTRLERPSAQPQSEEPTAVLPVNGVSQSEPPTSVAGKVREG; via the coding sequence ATGCTCCACTCCTCGCGTCCAGGCAGCACGGCACCCGTTGGCTCCCAGTTGCTCGCCGAGCACCTCCGGGCGGATGCCGCCGCCCGCGAGGCCACCGTGGCCCGGTTCATCAGCAGGGCCGCCTGCGTCTTCACCGTCTCCACGCTCGGGCTGGCTCCCCTCATCGGGTGGCCTCGCTCCATCTCCGTCGCGATCCTGTGTGTGCTCTTCGCCCTCTACTACGGGGTGCTCCACCGCAAGCTGCGCCAGGGTTGGTTCCACCCCGCCATCCTCTGGTTCAACGTCGCGCTGGAGGCCTCCACCGGGGCGTACCTCTTCATCTGCGACGCCCTCTTCGCGGATGCCGAGCAGGCACTGGGCAACCCCATGGCCGTCCTCTGGAGCACGTTCATCCTGCTCGCGGCCTTGCGCTCCAAGCGCAACCTGGCGCTCTTCGCCGGCAGCCTCGTGGCCATCGAAACGGTGCTGCTCTACTTCCTCCTGGCCTGGCCCCGGCTCGTCGAGCCCATTCCCTTGATCTTCTCTCCGCCGTTCGTCGTGCTACGCGCCGTCTACTACTTCACCACCGGCTGGATGGCGGCGCTCGTGGCCGACCACCTCACGAGCAAGGCCGAGGAGGCACTGCACGCCATCCGCGCCAGGGATCTGCTGGGCAAGTACTTCCTCCACGAGCGGCTGGGGTTCGGGGGCATGGCGGAGGTGTTCCGTGCCACCTACAGTCCCGAGGGTGGTTTCGAGAAGGTGGTGGCCATCAAGCGCATCCTCCCGGCCTATGCCGAGGACGAGGACTTCGTGACGCTGTTCCGCCGCGAGGCGGAGCTGGGCTCGCTCCTCAACCACTCCAACATCGTCCAGGTGCTCGATGTGGGCCGGTTCCAGGACACCTACTTCATGGCCCTGGAGTACATCGAGGGCCTGTCCCTGCGTGAGCTGCTCAAGAGCCACGGGCCCCTTCCTCCCAGTGTGGTGGCCTACCTCGGGGCCGAGCTCGGCGAGGCACTCGACTACGTCCATCGGCGCACCTCCAGCGAGGGCGTCCCCCTCAACCTCGTCCACCGGGACGTCAATCCGCCCAACATCCTCCTGTCGCGCATCGGTGAAGTGAAGTTGGGGGACTTCGGGGTGGCCCGCGCGGCCATCCACGTCCGCCTCACCCAGGCGGACCGGGTTCGCGGCAAGCTGGGTTACCTGGCTCCGGAGCAGGCCCGGGGTGAGCCCTTCGACGGGCGCGCGGATCTCTTCGCGCTCGGTCTCACCTTGCACGAGGCCCTCACCGGGCGGCGTGTCTTCCAGGACGAGGCCGTCTCCGACACAGTGGGCAGCTTCCCTCCTCCCTTCCTGGTGCCGCCCTCGGTGCTCCGCCCGGACGTTCCCCCCGAGCTGGATGCCGCCATCATGGACCTGCTCCGGTGGAGGGCGGGGGAGCGCACGCCCCGGGGCCACCAGCTGAGAGAGCAGCTCTGTGCGCTCACCGGAGAGCTCGCGCCCTATCCTCGTGGGCAGCGGGAGCTGGCCCGCCTCGTCCAGGAGGCGATGACGCGGCGGGGAGCGCGGAGCACGGCGCGGAGCTCGGAGCAGGTGACCCGGCTGGAGCGTCCCTCCGCCCAGCCCCAGAGCGAGGAGCCCACGGCGGTCCTGCCCGTCAATGGCGTGAGCCAGAGCGAGCCGCCAACCTCGGTGGCGGGCAAGGTCCGGGAGGGCTGA
- a CDS encoding linalool dehydratase/isomerase domain-containing protein has translation MKTSDGETRASALERRRKSAVAGLDAKQLAYLRHFDNLSRRQRNDWSFMTGRTPNQMDFGGYRFQLAYAAYALALTHVHRLPAAPGALRPTFQRLVAKILEPEVWMYWRDSSRAGGIWNPHLAGRPEQWDPVAHDNIMYSAYVQSMALMYNVLFDDARYAAPGALTLEYFTPFWGDGGKPGGLDRKFEYDQFSLNENLYWQMVRSGYLGIACEPNCVFQICNQPAIIGFRMHDLLTGGSTADEVSRGFRQAWEQFGGPVASNGHLYLYAASDTRTPIPNAGEMPWGDAWYASLANTWNGEFVEKYYASVIGKHVLEGPDGTRTIRPPKSRTFGARPIENDTCDFGWLTVWASEMGDAVTLEGLQRHAERHMRPTLYEGGRFFPRHDQVSDAEGNYTCVEPLAGNVLFAYASLNVPHGLRQLYEQPWAPGHFAEPNLAIVGDAIEVHRAYYDDARATLHFTAGVREDRPGDSVVRLANIWDRGRWELQRDGQVVATGDGQQVHEGRRVEARRTEHLLDLHLVRNELSTYTLSWPGGGV, from the coding sequence ATGAAGACGAGCGACGGAGAGACGCGGGCGTCGGCCCTGGAGCGGCGCCGGAAGAGCGCGGTCGCGGGGCTCGATGCGAAGCAACTGGCCTATCTGCGCCACTTCGACAACCTGTCCCGGCGGCAGCGCAACGACTGGTCATTCATGACCGGGCGCACGCCCAACCAGATGGACTTCGGCGGCTACCGCTTCCAGCTCGCCTACGCGGCCTACGCGCTCGCGCTGACTCATGTCCATCGGCTGCCAGCGGCGCCCGGTGCCCTCCGGCCCACGTTCCAGCGGTTGGTCGCCAAGATCCTCGAGCCCGAGGTCTGGATGTACTGGCGCGACTCGAGCAGGGCCGGCGGCATCTGGAACCCCCACCTCGCGGGCCGCCCCGAGCAGTGGGATCCGGTGGCGCACGACAACATCATGTACAGCGCCTACGTGCAGTCGATGGCGCTCATGTACAACGTGCTGTTCGACGACGCGCGCTACGCCGCGCCCGGCGCGCTGACGCTGGAGTACTTCACCCCATTCTGGGGCGACGGTGGCAAGCCGGGCGGTCTCGACCGGAAGTTCGAATACGACCAGTTCTCGCTGAACGAAAACCTGTACTGGCAGATGGTGCGCAGCGGTTACCTGGGGATCGCATGCGAGCCGAACTGCGTCTTCCAGATCTGCAACCAGCCAGCGATCATCGGCTTCCGCATGCACGATCTGTTGACGGGCGGCTCCACCGCGGACGAGGTGAGCCGTGGCTTCCGGCAGGCGTGGGAGCAGTTCGGCGGACCCGTCGCCAGCAACGGCCACCTGTACCTCTACGCGGCCTCGGACACGAGGACGCCCATACCCAACGCGGGCGAGATGCCGTGGGGCGATGCCTGGTACGCCTCGCTCGCGAACACCTGGAACGGCGAGTTCGTGGAGAAGTACTACGCCTCCGTGATCGGCAAGCACGTGCTCGAGGGACCGGATGGCACGCGCACCATCAGACCTCCGAAGTCCCGGACGTTCGGCGCGCGCCCCATCGAGAACGACACCTGCGATTTTGGCTGGCTGACGGTCTGGGCCTCCGAGATGGGGGATGCCGTGACGCTCGAGGGGCTACAGCGTCACGCGGAGCGCCACATGCGACCCACCCTGTATGAGGGCGGTCGCTTCTTCCCGCGCCATGACCAGGTGAGCGACGCGGAAGGGAACTACACGTGCGTCGAGCCCCTGGCTGGCAATGTCCTCTTCGCGTACGCGAGCCTGAACGTGCCGCACGGACTGCGCCAGCTCTACGAGCAGCCCTGGGCACCGGGTCATTTCGCCGAACCGAACCTGGCGATCGTCGGCGATGCCATCGAGGTCCACCGGGCGTACTACGACGACGCGCGAGCGACACTGCACTTCACGGCCGGCGTGCGCGAAGATCGCCCCGGCGATTCCGTCGTCCGCCTGGCCAACATCTGGGACCGGGGGAGATGGGAACTCCAGAGGGACGGCCAGGTGGTCGCCACGGGAGACGGGCAGCAGGTGCATGAGGGGCGGCGCGTGGAGGCACGGCGCACCGAGCACCTGCTCGACCTGCACCTGGTGCGCAACGAACTCAGCACCTACACCCTGTCCTGGCCGGGAGGTGGGGTATGA
- a CDS encoding SCO family protein translates to MSAIRPGSAPPVGGAFDLVDHDGRPVTHETFRGAYALVFFGFTHCRVVCPRALGRLSTVLGLLGPDAARMQPLYITVDPERDHPAVMKAFLARWPGFLGLTGSRERIEAAKAAFHVFARRRDDPEDPDGYAVPHTAITYVLDPEGVCVDHFTDALSADEVAERLRALIARNHRLNASEAGE, encoded by the coding sequence ATGAGCGCCATCCGGCCTGGTTCCGCGCCCCCGGTGGGTGGAGCCTTCGACCTCGTCGACCACGACGGACGTCCCGTCACCCACGAGACCTTCCGCGGGGCCTACGCCCTGGTGTTCTTCGGCTTCACCCACTGCCGTGTCGTCTGCCCACGGGCCCTGGGACGCCTCTCCACGGTGCTCGGATTGCTCGGCCCCGACGCCGCGCGAATGCAGCCCCTGTACATCACGGTCGATCCGGAGCGGGATCACCCGGCGGTCATGAAGGCGTTCCTCGCGCGCTGGCCAGGGTTCCTCGGTCTGACCGGCAGCCGCGAACGGATCGAAGCGGCCAAGGCGGCCTTCCACGTCTTCGCCCGGCGCCGGGACGATCCCGAGGATCCCGACGGCTACGCCGTGCCTCACACGGCCATCACCTACGTGCTCGACCCGGAAGGAGTCTGCGTCGACCACTTCACGGACGCGCTCTCCGCGGACGAGGTCGCCGAGCGCCTGCGTGCGCTCATCGCCCGAAACCACCGGTTGAATGCTTCCGAAGCTGGCGAATGA
- a CDS encoding glutamate--cysteine ligase family protein: MASLPPIRHGWVRQGAHELFAQGVALHAPILPVLGHEAPLEVVARGGVPSLSELRMHQGTIYPWNRAVYDPSDGGHVRVEMRALPSGPSVPDMLSNGAFLLGLTLSLMEEVEALVSRMPFRCTRTNFYRAAREGLDAPLYWPGRPGQALAVQPVRELLPRLLERARQGLVSAGVEPEDVEPLVELLEGRLRTGRTGARWQLDALARLEADRPRHEALTAMFERYLAYSEEGMPVHSWPDV; encoded by the coding sequence ATGGCCTCTCTCCCGCCTATACGCCACGGCTGGGTGCGACAGGGCGCCCACGAGCTCTTCGCCCAGGGGGTGGCACTCCATGCCCCCATCCTCCCGGTCCTGGGACACGAGGCCCCGCTCGAGGTGGTGGCGCGCGGCGGGGTGCCGAGCCTGAGCGAGCTGAGGATGCACCAGGGCACCATCTACCCCTGGAACCGCGCGGTGTACGATCCCTCGGACGGTGGCCATGTGCGGGTGGAGATGCGTGCGCTGCCCTCGGGGCCCAGCGTGCCGGACATGCTGTCCAATGGCGCCTTCTTGCTGGGGCTGACCCTGTCGCTGATGGAGGAGGTGGAGGCGCTCGTGTCGAGGATGCCCTTCCGTTGCACACGCACGAACTTCTACCGCGCGGCGCGCGAGGGGTTGGACGCGCCCCTGTACTGGCCGGGTCGTCCTGGCCAGGCCCTCGCGGTCCAGCCCGTCCGGGAACTCCTTCCCCGCCTGTTGGAGCGGGCGCGGCAGGGGCTCGTGTCAGCAGGGGTGGAGCCGGAGGATGTGGAGCCGCTCGTCGAACTGCTCGAGGGCCGGCTGCGCACGGGCCGCACCGGAGCGCGCTGGCAGCTCGACGCCCTCGCGCGGCTCGAGGCGGACCGGCCCCGGCACGAGGCGCTCACCGCGATGTTCGAGCGCTACCTGGCCTACTCCGAGGAAGGCATGCCGGTGCATTCCTGGCCGGATGTGTAA
- a CDS encoding nuclear transport factor 2 family protein, producing MKEKDLQYVLDWIAIQELVAEYGQAIDYGRDTGDWSRWASVFTPQVTADYTRFRGGGEPAHLTREELAEFGRRSLVPFSRVQHATATSVRIQFKSSTLAEVMAYAEVAHYFSLGGVQQEWTIIARYTHEVEKTSEGWRIRKVLLDPIHYRGNPLGLELVNGKRLA from the coding sequence ATGAAGGAGAAGGACCTTCAGTACGTTCTGGATTGGATCGCCATTCAGGAGCTGGTGGCGGAGTATGGCCAGGCCATCGACTACGGCCGGGATACGGGAGACTGGAGCCGCTGGGCGAGCGTCTTCACGCCCCAGGTCACCGCGGACTACACCCGGTTCAGGGGAGGAGGGGAGCCCGCCCACCTCACGCGGGAGGAACTGGCCGAGTTCGGCAGGCGGTCCCTGGTGCCCTTCAGCAGGGTTCAGCACGCCACGGCCACGAGCGTGAGAATCCAGTTCAAGAGCAGCACGCTGGCCGAGGTGATGGCCTACGCGGAAGTCGCCCACTACTTCTCCCTGGGCGGTGTCCAGCAGGAGTGGACCATCATCGCCCGCTATACGCACGAGGTGGAGAAGACCTCCGAGGGATGGAGGATCCGCAAGGTGCTCCTGGACCCCATCCACTATCGCGGCAATCCGCTGGGCCTGGAGCTGGTCAACGGAAAGCGGCTCGCCTGA